In Persicimonas caeni, a single window of DNA contains:
- the ligA gene encoding NAD-dependent DNA ligase LigA — MNADNPFVRDPQLDFDDVDTLSDDQAREQVERLREALDFHDYRYYVQNDPVIADRAYDQLFRRLEALEEAFPELQSPNSPTRRVGAEPLDSLERVEHVAPMLSLNAEFEADNVAGFDKFIRDNLDGGEFTYVCEPKFDGLSVEILYENGELTRASTRGNGEEGELVTDNVRTIHAVPLRLQGDDYPDFLAVRGEVLMPKSGFQELNKRRIERGDDPFANPRNAAAGTVRLLDPSQVAQRPLDIFFYDVMDASAPVAETECRVLDRFPRWGLKIDEHSRRCETLEEVEAFYASLEEVRDELDYEIDGMVIKVNEFAHRERLGVRSRSPRWALAWKFTPKKEITTLEQIVVQVGRTGKLTPVALLDPVDVGGVTVSRATLHNIEEVHAKDVRVGDTVRIQRAGDVIPEVVERIDTANEKGGEDERGEPFEMPEHCPSCGAEVVREGPNHFCPNGMSCPAQLRGRIQHFAARNAMDIEGLGEETVEQLVSREMVRSIPDLYELDVDAIAGLERFADKSARKLYDNIQGSKKVRLHRFLFALGIPMVGQHTARLLAEAFGSLDALRDADEEALLEVSGVGSEIAGSVVDFFDEEQNERALERLFDMGLELEEPPSAGGEAERPLEGKKFVFTGSLADFTRSEAKRRVEDLGARATSSVSGETDYVVVGDNPGSKLDQARELGVEILDEEAFGELLSGL, encoded by the coding sequence ATGAATGCCGACAATCCCTTTGTCAGAGATCCGCAGCTCGACTTCGACGACGTCGACACCTTGAGCGACGACCAAGCCAGAGAGCAGGTCGAGAGGCTTCGCGAGGCGCTCGACTTCCACGATTACCGCTACTACGTCCAAAACGACCCGGTGATCGCCGATCGCGCCTACGACCAGCTCTTCCGTCGGCTCGAAGCGCTCGAGGAGGCCTTCCCCGAGCTGCAGTCGCCGAATTCGCCCACCCGCCGCGTCGGCGCCGAGCCGCTCGACTCGCTCGAGCGTGTCGAGCACGTCGCCCCGATGCTCAGCCTCAACGCCGAGTTCGAGGCCGACAACGTCGCCGGGTTCGACAAGTTCATCCGCGACAACCTCGACGGCGGCGAGTTTACCTACGTGTGCGAGCCCAAATTCGACGGCCTCTCCGTCGAGATTCTCTATGAAAATGGCGAGCTTACCCGCGCCTCTACCCGCGGCAACGGCGAAGAAGGCGAGCTCGTCACCGACAACGTGCGCACCATCCACGCGGTGCCCCTGCGGCTGCAGGGCGACGATTATCCCGACTTTTTGGCGGTGCGCGGCGAGGTGCTCATGCCCAAGTCGGGCTTCCAGGAGCTCAACAAGCGGCGCATCGAGCGCGGCGACGACCCGTTCGCCAACCCGCGAAACGCCGCCGCCGGCACCGTGCGCCTGCTCGACCCGTCGCAGGTCGCCCAGCGTCCGCTCGACATCTTCTTTTACGACGTGATGGACGCCTCCGCGCCGGTCGCCGAGACCGAGTGCCGCGTGCTCGACCGCTTTCCCAGGTGGGGCCTCAAGATCGACGAGCACAGCCGCCGCTGCGAGACCCTCGAGGAGGTCGAGGCGTTCTACGCCAGCCTCGAGGAGGTGCGCGACGAGCTCGACTACGAGATCGACGGGATGGTCATCAAGGTCAACGAGTTCGCCCACCGTGAGCGCCTGGGCGTGCGCTCGCGCAGCCCCAGGTGGGCGCTGGCGTGGAAGTTCACGCCCAAAAAGGAGATCACCACCCTCGAGCAGATCGTCGTGCAGGTCGGCCGCACCGGCAAGCTCACCCCCGTGGCGCTGCTCGACCCGGTCGACGTGGGCGGGGTGACCGTCAGCCGGGCGACCTTGCACAATATCGAGGAGGTCCACGCCAAAGACGTGCGCGTGGGCGACACCGTGCGCATCCAGCGCGCCGGCGACGTGATCCCGGAGGTCGTCGAGCGAATTGATACAGCCAACGAGAAGGGCGGCGAGGACGAGCGCGGCGAGCCCTTCGAGATGCCCGAGCACTGCCCGAGCTGCGGCGCCGAGGTCGTGCGCGAGGGGCCCAATCACTTCTGCCCCAACGGCATGAGCTGCCCGGCGCAGCTACGCGGGCGCATCCAGCACTTCGCCGCGCGCAACGCCATGGACATCGAGGGCCTGGGCGAAGAGACCGTCGAGCAGCTCGTCTCGCGCGAGATGGTCCGCTCCATCCCCGACCTGTACGAACTCGACGTCGACGCTATCGCCGGCCTCGAGCGCTTCGCCGACAAGTCTGCCCGAAAGCTCTACGACAATATCCAGGGCTCCAAAAAGGTCCGCCTCCATCGCTTTTTGTTCGCCCTCGGCATCCCCATGGTCGGCCAGCATACCGCTCGCCTCTTAGCCGAGGCGTTCGGCTCGCTCGACGCCCTTCGTGATGCGGACGAAGAGGCGTTGTTGGAGGTGTCGGGTGTGGGCTCGGAGATCGCCGGCAGCGTGGTCGACTTCTTCGACGAGGAGCAAAACGAGCGCGCCCTCGAGCGCCTCTTCGACATGGGCTTGGAGCTCGAAGAGCCACCGTCGGCAGGCGGCGAAGCAGAGCGCCCGCTCGAGGGCAAGAAGTTCGTCTTTACGGGGAGCCTCGCCGACTTCACGCGCAGCGAGGCGAAGCGGCGCGTCGAAGATCTCGGCGCGCGCGCCACCTCCAGCGTCAGCGGAGAGACCGATTATGTGGTCGTGGGTGACAACCCGGGCAGCAAGCTCGACCAGGCGCGGGAACTCGGCGTCGAGATCTTGGACGAAGAGGCGTTCGGCGAGCTCTTGTCGGGTCTCTAG
- a CDS encoding putative signal transducing protein: protein MSNSLITVATFSQPIEGHLVRARLETEGIPCFLADAHTISANWFYSNAIGGVKLQVRAADAQRARVLVEEELERHQSERDDIDWTAVDPDWTFDGSQADDDAHSCPSCGSTEVFYEKFSRPLIFLSILLLGIPVPFLSRRWSCRGCGRSWKMKLFR from the coding sequence ATGTCGAATAGCCTGATCACCGTTGCCACGTTCAGCCAACCCATTGAAGGACATCTGGTCCGCGCGCGCCTCGAGACCGAGGGGATTCCCTGTTTTCTGGCCGACGCGCACACCATCAGCGCCAACTGGTTTTACTCGAACGCCATCGGGGGCGTGAAGTTGCAGGTGCGCGCCGCCGACGCCCAGCGCGCGCGAGTGCTCGTCGAGGAGGAGTTGGAGCGCCACCAGAGCGAACGCGACGATATCGACTGGACGGCCGTCGACCCCGACTGGACCTTCGACGGCAGCCAGGCCGACGACGACGCCCACAGTTGCCCCTCATGCGGGTCGACCGAGGTCTTCTACGAGAAATTCTCCCGGCCGCTCATCTTCCTGTCGATTTTGCTGCTGGGCATCCCGGTGCCCTTTTTGAGCCGACGCTGGTCGTGCCGCGGCTGCGGCAGGTCGTGGAAGATGAAGCTGTTTCGCTGA
- a CDS encoding variable surface family protein, which produces MMRSTFRLLWIALMVAAFAAAGCGDDGGGNNSSSNNTNNGADAGNNDAGGGDGGNNLQCEHECSIIGAMRCDESVIEACTVDANGCKVWEAGVDCANSDKICDEQGDTAECVGGAGETCDDGAQNQDETDVDCGGSVCEPCSTGQQCEEASDCDTSNCDANNTDQCVDATTETCTDGTQNQDETDVDCGGATCAACEVDEGCTASSDCLSGYCDTNSGTCLADAPSCDDGVQNQDETDVDCGGSTCGACAEGQTCAQASDCSTGNCDSGNTDQCVAADAETCTDGVQNQDETDVDCGGSTCGACAIGATCSTHDDCATQVCDFIDTGTCIDATPSYEVDEDFETGDFSLFPYDFNSDQTSNPNHWEIETDPANCHAGSYCMRSSSVHGEGETTSVTLSLSVRQDTTISFWVKTNTEPGEHFFRFYIDGVQQIELSGQNAWQQVSFPVSATGPNGPNRVFEWEYSRSTYLDPNHVPWNEVWVDDIDMPAWNTEPTTPEQLAPWNGKLTTDRTPMFRWRSFDPDFDSIIYEMQYDTDPSFPDPKGTGETIDTQFTPPSDLDDQTVYYWRVRSKDDNNYRWSEWSPIWTVHVDSTYEYGAVWQQSTNDQFELNTLADAVVSNDSITPVQINYSGSDTGSSTSAVTLNYSNLPSVPTGTTGQIRISLDGDFNSSSEYATVSIEGTHIGTVNPSACSGSSTLSIPNLDQYVNDGQTTIRVNFSSYVDAGGCSGGSYTPYASGTLSYGANGTATVVTDTIDFGMFGGKQFWEKVQWVGSGDVSLRVLDAAGQPIPDTAIPGNSAGLTSKTVHLWDLDPAQYPAIKLEATLDGTATLEKWRVVGNDVFEWTFSHDTDTEGWEAKDHLATPTATVSGGIMRFESTATGDDPRIEYWFPQPIDASRFSTVEVRLRTSNNYNDDTVTFMWDSNYGAFDAWRSFTQGPIFLLQFQDLTFDLTVTPTSPQQPWQGQINAIRLDPVERFKDQAGNFADGWFEIERIAIY; this is translated from the coding sequence ATGATGCGCAGCACGTTTCGTTTGTTATGGATTGCCTTGATGGTGGCGGCGTTTGCCGCGGCCGGATGTGGGGACGACGGCGGGGGCAACAACAGCTCCTCGAACAACACCAACAACGGCGCAGACGCCGGCAACAACGACGCCGGCGGCGGCGACGGGGGCAACAACCTGCAGTGCGAGCACGAGTGCTCGATCATCGGCGCGATGCGCTGCGACGAGAGCGTCATCGAGGCGTGCACGGTCGACGCGAACGGCTGCAAGGTCTGGGAGGCGGGCGTCGACTGCGCGAACTCCGACAAGATCTGCGACGAGCAGGGCGACACCGCCGAGTGTGTCGGCGGCGCGGGTGAAACCTGCGACGACGGCGCCCAAAACCAGGACGAGACCGATGTCGACTGCGGCGGATCGGTCTGCGAGCCGTGCTCGACGGGCCAGCAGTGCGAAGAGGCGTCGGACTGCGACACCTCCAACTGCGACGCCAACAACACCGACCAGTGCGTCGACGCGACGACCGAGACCTGCACCGACGGCACCCAAAACCAGGACGAGACCGACGTCGACTGCGGCGGGGCGACCTGCGCGGCCTGCGAGGTCGACGAGGGCTGCACCGCCTCGAGCGATTGCCTGAGCGGCTATTGTGACACGAATAGCGGCACATGCCTGGCCGACGCGCCCTCGTGCGACGACGGCGTGCAAAACCAGGACGAGACCGACGTCGACTGCGGCGGCTCGACCTGCGGGGCCTGCGCCGAGGGCCAAACCTGCGCGCAAGCCTCCGACTGCTCGACGGGCAACTGCGACAGCGGCAACACCGACCAATGCGTGGCCGCCGACGCCGAGACCTGCACCGACGGCGTGCAAAACCAGGACGAGACCGACGTCGACTGCGGCGGCTCGACCTGCGGGGCCTGCGCCATCGGCGCGACCTGCAGCACCCACGACGACTGCGCCACCCAGGTGTGCGACTTCATCGACACGGGCACCTGCATCGACGCCACCCCGTCGTACGAGGTCGACGAGGACTTCGAGACCGGCGACTTCTCGCTGTTCCCCTACGACTTCAACAGCGACCAGACCTCGAACCCGAACCACTGGGAGATCGAGACCGACCCGGCCAACTGCCACGCCGGCAGCTACTGCATGCGCTCGAGCTCGGTGCACGGCGAGGGCGAGACGACCAGCGTCACCCTGAGCCTGAGCGTGCGCCAGGACACCACGATTTCGTTCTGGGTCAAGACCAACACCGAGCCCGGCGAGCACTTCTTTCGCTTTTATATCGACGGCGTCCAGCAGATCGAATTGTCGGGTCAGAACGCCTGGCAGCAGGTCAGCTTCCCGGTCTCGGCGACCGGCCCCAACGGCCCCAACCGGGTGTTCGAGTGGGAGTACAGCCGCTCGACCTACCTCGACCCGAACCACGTGCCGTGGAACGAGGTGTGGGTCGACGACATCGACATGCCCGCCTGGAACACCGAGCCGACGACGCCCGAGCAGCTCGCGCCGTGGAACGGCAAGCTGACCACCGACCGCACCCCGATGTTCCGCTGGCGAAGCTTCGACCCGGACTTCGACAGCATCATCTACGAGATGCAGTACGACACCGACCCGAGCTTCCCCGACCCCAAGGGCACCGGCGAGACCATCGACACCCAGTTCACCCCGCCCAGCGACCTGGACGACCAGACCGTCTACTACTGGCGAGTTCGCTCCAAAGACGACAACAACTACCGCTGGAGCGAGTGGTCGCCCATCTGGACGGTCCACGTCGACTCGACGTACGAGTACGGCGCGGTCTGGCAGCAGTCGACGAACGACCAGTTCGAGCTGAACACCCTGGCCGACGCGGTGGTGAGCAACGACTCGATCACGCCCGTGCAAATCAATTACAGCGGGTCGGACACGGGGTCGAGCACCTCGGCGGTCACTCTCAACTACTCGAACCTGCCGTCCGTGCCCACCGGGACGACCGGGCAGATTCGGATCAGCCTCGACGGAGACTTCAACAGCTCCTCGGAGTACGCCACCGTGAGTATCGAGGGGACCCATATCGGCACGGTCAACCCGAGCGCGTGCTCGGGCTCGAGCACACTGTCGATTCCGAACCTCGACCAGTACGTCAACGACGGGCAGACCACCATCCGCGTCAACTTCTCCAGCTACGTCGACGCCGGCGGCTGCTCGGGAGGCTCGTACACCCCGTATGCCTCGGGCACGCTGTCCTACGGGGCGAATGGCACCGCCACGGTGGTCACCGACACCATCGACTTCGGCATGTTCGGCGGCAAGCAGTTCTGGGAGAAGGTCCAGTGGGTCGGCTCGGGCGACGTGTCGCTGCGCGTGCTCGACGCCGCCGGCCAGCCCATCCCCGACACGGCCATCCCGGGCAACTCGGCCGGCCTGACCTCCAAGACGGTGCACCTGTGGGACCTCGACCCGGCGCAATACCCGGCGATCAAGCTCGAGGCGACGCTCGACGGCACCGCCACCCTCGAGAAGTGGCGCGTGGTCGGCAACGACGTGTTCGAGTGGACCTTCTCGCACGACACCGACACCGAGGGCTGGGAGGCCAAAGACCACCTGGCCACCCCCACGGCGACCGTCTCGGGCGGCATCATGCGCTTTGAGTCGACCGCCACCGGCGACGACCCGCGCATCGAGTACTGGTTCCCCCAGCCCATCGACGCCAGCCGGTTCAGCACCGTGGAGGTGCGGCTGCGCACCTCGAACAACTACAACGACGACACGGTCACGTTCATGTGGGACTCGAACTACGGCGCCTTCGACGCCTGGCGAAGCTTCACGCAAGGCCCGATCTTCTTGCTGCAGTTCCAGGACCTCACCTTCGACCTGACCGTCACCCCGACCTCGCCGCAGCAGCCGTGGCAAGGCCAGATCAACGCCATCCGCCTCGACCCGGTCGAGCGCTTCAAAGACCAGGCGGGCAACTTTGCCGACGGCTGGTTCGAGATCGAGCGCATCGCCATCTACTGA
- the panD gene encoding aspartate 1-decarboxylase, which yields MRRKMMYSKIHRATVTHADLHYEGSVTIDTDLLEAADILPYEWICIWNVTQGTRLETYAIPGPSGSGVICVNGAAAHLNDPGDIVILCTYVQMDGEEARNHVGKCVRVDENNKIVSTEPETPGPKMPAKYDATGS from the coding sequence ATGCGCCGTAAGATGATGTACAGCAAGATTCACCGCGCCACAGTGACTCACGCCGACCTCCACTACGAGGGAAGCGTCACGATCGACACCGATCTTCTCGAGGCAGCCGATATCCTGCCCTACGAGTGGATCTGCATCTGGAACGTCACCCAGGGCACTCGCCTCGAAACCTACGCCATCCCCGGCCCGTCGGGCTCGGGCGTCATTTGCGTCAACGGCGCTGCCGCCCACCTGAACGACCCGGGCGACATCGTCATCCTGTGCACCTACGTGCAGATGGACGGCGAAGAGGCGCGCAACCACGTCGGCAAATGCGTGCGCGTCGACGAGAACAACAAAATCGTGAGCACGGAGCCCGAGACTCCGGGCCCGAAGATGCCCGCCAAATACGACGCCACCGGCAGCTGA